The DNA region GCCAGAACCTGCTGCCGGGCGTGCTGGGGGACGAGGCGACCGGAACGCTCGGCGGGAACACCGGATTGGTGGTGGCCGTGGCGCTGCTGGCCACGTGTGCGCTGGCGACGATCGCCTCGTACGAACGCGGCGGCCGCGGCATGGCCATCTTTGAGTCGGTGTTGAAGCTGCTCGTCGGGGTGATTGTGCTGTGCTTTGTTGGCGTCGTGTGGAAGCTGACCGGCGTGGCGGGGGGCATCGACTGGAGCGCCGTGTTTAGCGGCCTAATCCCGCGGCTCTCGTCCGTCACGGAGCCATCGCCCGCGTTTCGCGAGCCCCTGGCCGCAGCCGGAGACCTGGGGTCGCGGTTCTGGCAAGGGCTGATCGTGGGAGATCAGCGCGACGTGATGTTCACGGCCGCGGCCACCGCGGTGGGCGTCAACATGACGTTCCTGCTCCCCAACTCACTGCTCGACCGCGGCTGGGACCGCCGGTTCCGCGGGCTGTCGATCGTGGACTTAGGGGTCGGCCTGTTCATCCCGTTCATGATCGCCACGAGCTGCGTGGTGATGTCTTCCGCGGCGCGGTTCCACGGCCAGTACAATGAGGCCCTGGTGGCGGCCGAGCCCAGCATCGAGGCGACGCGCGAGGCGGCCGGCGCCGCGCCGGCCAAGGAGTACCTGGGGCTGCTTGATAAGCGGTTGGGGGCCGAGTACGGCGAGGACGCAAGCGGGTGGAGCGACCAAGAACGCCAGGCGAAGCGCGCGGCGCTGCCCGCCGCGGACCGGCAGCTCGCGGCCATGTTGGTCCGACGCGACGCCTCGGACCTGGCCGCGGCGCTCGAGCCGTTGGTGGGGAAGTCGGTGTCGCAGTTGGTGTTTGGCTGCGGCGTGCTGGCGATGGCGTTGTCGACCATCGTGGTGCTGATGCTGATCAACGGCTACGCGGTGTGCGAGGTGCTGGGGCAGCCTCACCGGGGGATGGTGCACTTTCTCGGCTCGCTGGCGCCGCTGGTGTTCGGGGTCGTGGTGCCGTTCTTCTGGAAGGACGCCATGTTTTGGCTCGCGGTGCCGACCAGCGTGTTCGGCATTATGCTGATCCCGATCGCGTACTTCGTGTTCGTGTTCCTGATCAACAGCCGCCGGGTGCTGGGGGACGCGGCGCTAACCGGGGGGTGGCGTACGGCGGTCAACGCGGTGTTGATCCCGGGCGCGGCAATCGCCGCGGGCGCCGCCGGCTGGAGCATCTGGACACGCACCCAGCCCTTCCCCGGGACTGGGATCGAGACGCGCTGGATCGCGATCGCCGCCTCGGCGACGTTTATCGCCCTTGCATTGCTGGTGCGCCGCAAGGCGCTATCCCGGCCAACATAACAAGCCTACCCTACCCACCTGCCCCGACCGGCGTGGCTGGCGTCAAGATTGTCCCTCGACGACGCCGGCTAACACTACAGCGCTAGG from Pirellulimonas nuda includes:
- a CDS encoding divalent metal cation transporter; its protein translation is MVQPDNRLARDRAALDAVADRGPAAKAVTYLRLSGPGWLQSAITLGGGSLAGGLYLGVLCGYSMMWLQPLAMMLGVAMLSAIAYVTLSTGRRPFRLVVEEVNPVLGWGWAIATIMANIVWCLPQFTLGAAALRQNLLPGVLGDEATGTLGGNTGLVVAVALLATCALATIASYERGGRGMAIFESVLKLLVGVIVLCFVGVVWKLTGVAGGIDWSAVFSGLIPRLSSVTEPSPAFREPLAAAGDLGSRFWQGLIVGDQRDVMFTAAATAVGVNMTFLLPNSLLDRGWDRRFRGLSIVDLGVGLFIPFMIATSCVVMSSAARFHGQYNEALVAAEPSIEATREAAGAAPAKEYLGLLDKRLGAEYGEDASGWSDQERQAKRAALPAADRQLAAMLVRRDASDLAAALEPLVGKSVSQLVFGCGVLAMALSTIVVLMLINGYAVCEVLGQPHRGMVHFLGSLAPLVFGVVVPFFWKDAMFWLAVPTSVFGIMLIPIAYFVFVFLINSRRVLGDAALTGGWRTAVNAVLIPGAAIAAGAAGWSIWTRTQPFPGTGIETRWIAIAASATFIALALLVRRKALSRPT